The DNA segment CTATCATTCTGCTTTCTCCTGCACTTTTTATGTTATTAAAAAAACCTTTTCACATCAATTGACGGACATATCATCATTACATTATTCAGGGAGTATGGTGATCTATTAGTCAGTTGTGGCTTGATAGGAGAAGCTGTCAAAGTTTACGAGGATCTTGAGCTTTGGGATAATCTGATATATTGTTACCAGTTAATGGATAAGAAAGCAGCAGCTGTTGAACTCATTAGAGCACGATTATCTGAAAATCCATCCGACCCCAGGTTATGGTGTTCTCTTGGTGATAGTACAAATGATGACACTAGCTATGAGAAAGCACTGGAAATTTCAGGAAATCGATCTGCTCGAGCTTTCCGCTCTCTTGCTCGCTCTGCCTACAACCGCGGAGACTATGCGAAATCGAAACTTTTATGGGAATCTGCAATGTCTTTAAATTCCATGCATCCTGAGGGCTGGTTTGCATTTGGTGCTGCTGCCTTAAAGGCTAAGGATGTTGACAAGGCACTGGATGCTTTTACACGAGCTGTTCAACTTGATCCCGACAATGGGGAGGCCTGGAATAATATTGCTTGTTTACATATGATCAAAAAGAGAAATAAGGAGGCTTTTATCGCGTTTAAGGAAGCTCTAAAATTGAAACGTGACAGTTGGCAAATGTGGGAGAATTTTAGCCATGTTGCTGCAGATATAGGAAACTTCAGCCAGGCCTTGGAAGCAGTACAAAAGGTGCTTGACATGACTAAAAAGAAAAGAGTAGACTCTGATTTGTTAGAGAGAATTATGCTAGATATTGAAGGGCGGGCTTCAAGCAGTCCTCCTGTTCAGTCCCCTGTGCCAAATGGTGATAGTGAGCATATAGACTCTATCAAGGTTGATTCACTTGTGGATCAACTCGAAGAATCAACAAGAATTGAAGCTGAATCATCAAGAACACGTGAAACTGAGCATTTGATTAATTTGTTGGGCCAAGTATTAAAACAAATTGTTCAAAGTGGCGGGAATGCAGACTCGTGGGGATTATATGCCCGTTGGCACAAACTGAAAGGAGATCTTACAATGTGCTCGGAGGCCCTTCTTAAGCAAGTTAGATCATACCAGGGATCCGATCTATGGAAGGATAGGGAGCGATTTGTGAAATTTGCTCATGCTTCCATGGAACTATGTCGTGTGTATCAAGAACTTGCTTTGCGCGGCTCCAGCCGTAAAGAACTCCACACTGCTGAGATGCATTTAAAAAGTACAATTAAGCAAGCAGCAAGTTTTTCCGACACGAAAGAATATAGAGATCTGACCTCTTTTCTCGGAGAGGTGCAAGGTTCATTGAAAGCTACCTCGTTGCCTGGTGCATGAAGCTGAAACTCGAATCATTTTTTGGTGCCAGCTACTGCTACTGCTACTCATTCTTCTCCGCTCTGCCCTATCAATAATGGTCTATGAAGACACGGAAATTGAGATTACATTTGGGGAGTTCATGAGATGGGCCTGGGGTCGAATAGGTGTATATTTACATCCGAGAATTCGTAATCAAGAATTCTTCAACAGTTAAAACTATTTACATGTCGGAGTGCTGGTCCGTTTTGGTGTCACTTGATCAGTTCGCATACGATATGTCTGTAGCGTAGGGTCATCTACAGAGCGCGCTCTAAGTGTCTTCTTCTGTTTGTTACTTAGAAAGGCAAGTTGTTTTAAAAGAGGTGTATGTATGAACCTATATTGTACTTCATAtaatgtattagtatttaaagGTGTTCATGATCAGAAGTTCTTATTCTGCTTTTAGAAACTTGTAGTAATTAATTTGTTTACGTTATGCATTATCACACTGTGCACAAAAGGACATGCACCCTGTAGACTGCGTATTTCAAATTCATTAtctaaatgcttaaaaaaaagaTCATTATCTAAATTCATCATGTAGTATTTTTAAGTTTCATATACCTCTTTTTATTTCGAGCAAAAATAATGGACTTTTAACTTCTCGCACAATCCGGGCATGTAAAATTTGTCCTATTTTCATATAACTAAATTAGTGTCTTGCTAAAAATTCTTGGAAACATAAGAACAGAAATAGAGTCATGTTTTGCTAAAAATTCTTGGAAAAATAAGAACAGAATGAGTAGAAACAATGTCTGCGGTGATCAAGAAAATGCAGTCTGATTCTTCGATTTGCACAGCAAGAACTGAGCTAATTCTTGTGATCAAAACAGGAAAATAGTGGCTAATATTTTGCAGTAGCAGCAACTAGTAGTACGTATCTAATTCCGGCATCCATACAGAAAGCGTAATACAAACATCAGAAACTAGTTAGTTTGTAGTAACAGTTGTTTCCATTAAGCAGAACTTGATAGCCATTTCCACAGGGGCAAGTGAAATGGAGGATCAAACAGTTCCCATTCTGCTCCACCCACACAGCTTCCTCCGGTGTCTTCTCCGTTTCAGCCTCGGGTTCGTCCTGAAACATAATCATCGAATACATACTTTCGTTGATCAGAAATACTACGACCAAGATGGCAAATATTTTACTGAAGGGTTCTAGTTATGATACTAATACAAAATGGCCTGCTGCTGGATCAGAAAATGTCACTAAAATAAAGAGGGAATCGGCTTAAATATTCAAGATTACCATGTCATTTATTCATTGAGTATAAAAAAATCCCAGAAATTCAAGATTGTCCGGTAATCCAATAACAGTAATACCCAAAAAATTCCCagagaaaaaaaatgaataatggtaaaaataagcatatcaatcaaattataaaatatatcaaacttcaaatTCAGGAGAAAAAAGACAGAAATCAGAAAAGGTGAAACCTTGGGTTTGTTTTCACAGTCTTGTTCTTGATCTTCCTCTTCAGACATGACGTGATTCCACCATTGATTCATCTCTCTTAACCTCTCCTTCATTCGCTTCAATCTCTGCAATCAAACCAAATCATCAACTGTGATTTCTTGATCAAGAAAGCAATCAAAATTATACTAAACATTAATCGAATTTCTGAGTGTTCAACCATGGCATCAGGACTCTCCCCGAGGCTCAGAGACTCCGAAACCTTTCTGGAAGGTGGCGGGCGCGGCGGCGTGTGGGCGTTAGGCGCCTTGAGATTGGAAAGAGGGGAGGGATCCGATGTTGTTCGGAAGATTGCTGATGATCCCGCTTCCTTTTTATTGATCACGGGGCTCTCCTGCAATGGCGGGTTCAGGATATGGCCAGAAAACTGAGTGGGCTCGGAGACAGTGCGGAGAAGAGGGAGGGAAGGAGAAGTCGGAAATGGGAGTGGAAGCTGAAGAGAAGTGAAACCAAGAAAAGGGTTCGTGCTGCTGGCGGCGGCGGCGGTACAAGAGCACTGGAGACTGGGCCGCTTAGATGGTTCTTGAAACGCCGTTGGAGGAAGGAGCTGTCTTTTCTTGGAGTTGCTGTATGCAGAGCAGTTTTCAGGCGGCTCTGCGGCGGTTGTGGGGCGGTGGTTGACGGCGGTTGAGAGGTGCAATCCACAGCTCAAAGTTTCGGCTTCAGAGTTGGTGTCTTCCCGTTGGATTTCATGGTAGAGTATCGGTTCTTGATCACTCATCTCGATTTCTCTCTGCAAATTTTCAGCGAAAGGAAAATCAGATCATATTGTTTCAAAATCTAATCATCAGCATATATATATGTGCGTGTGTGTGGATTAGTGATATTCGTCAGTTGCATGCATTTGTTTTCTTgatctaaaatttttaattaattactttatGAGAGACCCTTAACAAGGATTGACCCTCGATTTATTACTCGATAGACCATGTGATTGTTTTCGGGGGAGAATTTCACCTTAATCCCGGAGGTGAAAAATTCATTTCtatcaaattatttaaatactccTTTTCAATTCattgaaaattatttcaatTGATTACTTTTAAAACTTTCAATAATATTACAAATTCAAATATTTGTTTTGTCAATTTTATACAAATACATATTGTATGATTGTATAgactattaaattaaataaaggaatattttgaaaattgagaaaattcaattataaatggCACAACATTTAGTTGTTAATTATGTgctaaattaataataaatatatccAAAATTTCCTAAGTGTGAAAAAAAActtgaacaaaaataaaattatacatgCTTAAGTGGAAAAATAGTTAAATAATCAATTAGCCTACTACATAAACTAGTTATATATAATTGACAACATAATTACAtaatgaataataaaataagaTGCATAGTACTCATATAATTAATGAAATAATTGTATTATAAACACAAAAGAGGCCAATACGAAATGAGCATATATTTGCAAatagatattaaaaaaaaaattaatcttctaTCATTTTCTCTTTCTTTTTTGGACAAATTTTAATCTTCATTCTATcgtttaaaattgaaagaaagtAATGGCTGAGAGATTTTTAACTATTAATTTTTCTTGCTATCCATCTCCTCGAAAGTCTAACAAAGGTGATATCTTCACGTTCTTGCTGTCCAACTCCACAAAAATCCAACCAATGCGATTGCGAGCGCATTTTGACTTCATCTTCTatcagtccagaaccatccaatCTTCAAAGACCCTTTATAATACACATATCACGattatcataatatatatgtaAGAAAAAACGTGAAGGGGATGGGTCACCAGTCCATTGCAAAACTCAAGAACACTGATGTTCAAGAAAAAGCTACAATGATACGCAAAGAACTCTCCTTTTGTATTGACGATAAGTTTGGCGG comes from the Henckelia pumila isolate YLH828 chromosome 1, ASM3356847v2, whole genome shotgun sequence genome and includes:
- the LOC140876237 gene encoding uncharacterized protein, giving the protein MSDQEPILYHEIQREDTNSEAETLSCGLHLSTAVNHRPTTAAEPPENCSAYSNSKKRQLLPPTAFQEPSKRPSLQCSCTAAAASSTNPFLGFTSLQLPLPFPTSPSLPLLRTVSEPTQFSGHILNPPLQESPVINKKEAGSSAIFRTTSDPSPLSNLKAPNAHTPPRPPPSRKVSESLSLGESPDAMRLKRMKERLREMNQWWNHVMSEEEDQEQDCENKPKDEPEAETEKTPEEAVWVEQNGNCLILHFTCPCGNGYQVLLNGNNCYYKLTSF
- the LOC140877097 gene encoding uncharacterized protein isoform X2, which encodes MENFLTCSLENLKDYWGTNDDSLTILSMLHLEMGIMELYYGRVDSFRKNFKTAAGISNYNFFISGSLGFRTVHQVEPKPQLRLVTGTNHGDTYAPLSQKSNIIDNSPHQPPQETSDVLMTPRFIADTSSSSSSEHDVQNHAIATTQLNAVHQAMILANCLSIQKSARNDDFQKWEMAPYIEAIDSQHSSPFIIQCFCNILRIRWESTRGRTKQRALLMMEKLVEDILNLSTGAAERIYCCFGVNMPSIPALRKEYGDLLVSCGLIGEAVKVYEDLELWDNLIYCYQLMDKKAAAVELIRARLSENPSDPRLWCSLGDSTNDDTSYEKALEISGNRSARAFRSLARSAYNRGDYAKSKLLWESAMSLNSMHPEGWFAFGAAALKAKDVDKALDAFTRAVQLDPDNGEAWNNIACLHMIKKRNKEAFIAFKEALKLKRDSWQMWENFSHVAADIGNFSQALEAVQKVLDMTKKKRVDSDLLERIMLDIEGRASSSPPVQSPVPNGDSEHIDSIKVDSLVDQLEESTRIEAESSRTRETEHLINLLGQVLKQIVQSGGNADSWGLYARWHKLKGDLTMCSEALLKQVRSYQGSDLWKDRERFVKFAHASMELCRVYQELALRGSSRKELHTAEMHLKSTIKQAASFSDTKEYRDLTSFLGEVQGSLKATSLPGA